Proteins from a single region of Amycolatopsis sp. CA-230715:
- a CDS encoding helix-turn-helix domain-containing protein, with the protein MDATIGRNIREARERRGLTIRAAAELSGLSYGYLAKIERGEKPVTKRGALDSLALTLRVSPADLVGKPYPARDPLGEELREGMGRVEDALTGWRVDEKPDAAVRPWREIASEIDLLNKVLRPNADYLAQATLLPKLIPELLALAADQTYRRPALLGLIGTYKSIAYVSLDLGIPGVPSLAVERMRQAAEELEDAEAIADVAWRRAQIIGGRNRFRQRELASAIADDMQVPKHLRGMANLTAAMASAVVGDEDTALGRLGEAAELAAIIDTDDRPWTRTDFTRTNVDIWRVSIGVELGYGPKVAELAQRGRPPQPLRVAHRQAAFWSDLGRALLPEKSSRARGISALLKAEQLTPQKIRTNVFVREIVSNQLHRVRRDSDEGRELRGLAWRLGVAPTG; encoded by the coding sequence ATGGACGCCACTATCGGCCGGAACATCCGCGAAGCGCGGGAGCGGCGCGGGTTGACCATTCGCGCCGCCGCCGAGTTGTCGGGGCTGAGTTACGGCTATCTCGCGAAGATCGAACGGGGCGAGAAACCAGTCACCAAGCGGGGAGCGCTTGATTCTCTCGCGCTGACACTGCGGGTGTCACCTGCGGATTTAGTGGGAAAACCTTACCCTGCTCGTGATCCTCTTGGCGAAGAGCTCCGCGAAGGAATGGGACGTGTCGAAGACGCACTGACCGGGTGGCGGGTAGACGAAAAACCAGACGCTGCAGTCCGTCCCTGGCGTGAAATTGCATCAGAGATCGACCTGCTCAATAAGGTTCTGCGCCCCAACGCGGATTACTTGGCACAAGCGACCTTGCTGCCGAAGCTGATCCCGGAGCTTCTCGCACTGGCGGCGGACCAGACCTATCGCAGGCCTGCTTTGCTCGGCTTGATCGGAACCTATAAATCGATTGCGTATGTCTCGCTCGATCTCGGCATTCCCGGAGTCCCCTCTCTTGCTGTCGAACGTATGCGACAAGCAGCGGAAGAACTCGAAGACGCTGAAGCTATTGCTGATGTGGCATGGCGGCGGGCGCAGATCATCGGCGGCCGCAACAGGTTCCGGCAACGGGAACTGGCATCGGCTATCGCTGATGACATGCAGGTACCAAAGCACCTTCGAGGCATGGCGAATCTCACGGCAGCGATGGCATCCGCAGTGGTTGGAGATGAGGATACAGCTCTGGGGCGCCTGGGTGAGGCCGCGGAACTTGCCGCGATCATAGACACTGATGATCGCCCCTGGACGCGGACGGACTTCACCCGGACCAATGTCGACATCTGGCGGGTTTCGATCGGTGTCGAACTCGGGTACGGCCCCAAGGTTGCTGAGCTGGCGCAGCGGGGACGCCCGCCGCAGCCACTTCGAGTGGCACATCGGCAGGCCGCATTTTGGTCTGACCTCGGGCGCGCTTTGCTTCCCGAGAAGTCTTCGCGGGCGCGCGGCATATCTGCGTTGCTCAAGGCGGAACAGTTGACGCCTCAGAAGATTCGGACGAATGTGTTTGTCCGAGAAATAGTGTCGAACCAGCTTCACCGCGTCCGGCGTGACTCGGATGAAGGCCGGGAGCTGCGAGGTCTGGCTTGGCGGCTGGGTGTTGCCCCGACTGGGTGA